The following coding sequences lie in one Seriola aureovittata isolate HTS-2021-v1 ecotype China chromosome 5, ASM2101889v1, whole genome shotgun sequence genomic window:
- the LOC130169079 gene encoding Golgi-associated plant pathogenesis-related protein 1-like, with the protein MTDASFQQEFLETHNTYRAKHSTPALTLSRELTAAAQKWANHLLAAGTLQHSNTKDGENVFTMSSSATITLTGKEAVDSWYSEIKDYNWDQPGFTGNTGHFTQVVWKDSTELGVGMATDGKRAFVVGQYRPAGNMNMAGYFEKNVLKLA; encoded by the exons ATGACAG ATGCGAGTTTTCAGCAGGAGTTCCTGGAGACCCACAACACCTACAGGGCGAAGCACAGCACCCCTGCCCTGACCCTGAGCAGAGAGCTGACGGCTGCAGCTCAGAAATGGGCCAATCACCTGCTGGCAGCTGGAACcctgcagcacagcaacacaaagGATGGAGAGAACGTCTTCACCATGTCCAGCTCAGCTACCATCACACTGACAG gGAAAGAAGCTGTGGATTCATGGTACAGTGAGATCAAGGATTATAACTGGGACCAGCCTGGATTCACTGGCAACACTG GTCACTTCACTCAGGTGGTGTGGAAAGACAGCACTGAACTGGGCGTGGGCATGGCCACTGATGGCAAAAGGGCCTTTGTCGTCGGGCAGTATCGGCCTGCTGGCAACATGAACATGGCAGGATACTTTGAGAAAAACGTCCTCAAACTAG cATAA
- the LOC130169670 gene encoding tubulin beta-1 chain — protein MREIVHLQAGQCGNQIGAKFWEVISDEHGIDPTGTYHGDSDLQLDRINVYYNEASGGKYVPRAVLVDLEPGTMDSVRSGPFGQVFRPDNFVFGQSGAGNNWAKGHYTEGAELVDSVLDVVRKEAESCDCLQGFQLTHSLGGGTGSGMGTLLISKIREEYPDRIMNTFSVVPSPKVSDTVVEPYNATLSVHQLVENTDETYCIDNEALYDICFRTLKLTTPSYGDLNHLVSATMSGVTTCLRFPGQLNADLRKLAVNMVPFPRLHFFMPGFAPLTSRGSQQYRSLTVPELTQQMFDAKNMMAACDPRHGRYLTVAAIFRGRMSMKEVDEQMLNVQNKNSSYFVEWIPNNVKTAVCDIPPRGLKMAATFIGNSTAIQELFKRISEQFTAMFRRKAFLHWYTGEGMDEMEFTEAESNMNDLVSEYQQYQDATAEEEGEFEEEGEEELA, from the exons ATGAGGGAAATCGTGCATCTTCAAGCCGGCCAGTGCGGAAACCAGATTGGTGCCAAG TTTTGGGAGGTCATCAGTGACGAGCATGGTATCGACCCAACTGGCACATACCATGGTGACAGTGACCTGCAGCTGGACAGGATCAATGTCTACTACAATGAAGCCTCAG GTGGCAAATATGTGCCCCGTGCTGTGCTGGTTGATCTGGAGCCTGGAACCATGGACTCTGTGAGGTCTGGACCTTTTGGTCAGGTCTTCAGGCCAGACAACTTTGTTTTTG gCCAGAGTGGTGCTGGTAACAACTGGGCTAAGGGTCACTACACTGAGGGTGCAGAGCTGGTGGACTCTGTCCTGGATGTGGTgaggaaggaggcagagagctgCGACTGCCTTCAGGGCTTCCAGCTCACACACTCCCTGGGTGGTGGTACAGGCTCTGGTATGGGAACGCTGCTCATCAGCAAGATCCGTGAAGAATACCCCGACCGCATCATGAACACCTTCAGCGTGGTGCCTTCCCCCAAAGTATCAGACACAGTTGTTGAGCCATATAACGCCACACTATCAGTCCACCAGCTTgtagaaaacacagatgaaaccTACTGTATCGACAATGAGGCTCTATACGACATCTGTTTCCGCACCCTCAAACTCACAACACCCTCATACGGTGACCTCAACCATTTGGTCTCTGCCACCATGAGCGGCGTCACTACCTGTCTCAGGTTCCCTGGACAGCTCAATGCTGACCTGCGCAAGTTGGCTGTAAACATGGTGCCATTCCCCCGTCTGCACTTCTTCATGCCCGGCTTTGCCCCACTCACAAGCAGAGGCAGTCAGCAGTACAGATCACTCACTGTGCCAGAGCTCACCCAGCAGATGTTCGACGCCAAGAACATGATGGCTGCCTGCGACCCTCGTCATGGCCGCTACCTGACAGTGGCTGCCATCTTCCGTGGCCGCATGTCCATGAAGGAGGTGGATGAGCAGATGCTGAATGTGCAGAACAAGAACAGCAGCTACTTTGTTGAATGGATCCCCAACAATGTCAAGACCGCCGTCTGCGACATTCCTCCCCGTGGCCTCAAGATGGCTGCCACCTTCATCGGCAACAGCACAGCCATCCAGGAGCTGTTCAAACGCATCTCTGAGCAGTTCACAGCCATGTTCAGGCGCAAAGCTTTCCTCCACTGGTACACCGGTGAGGGTATGGATGAGATGGAGTTCACCGAGGCAGAGAGCAACATGAACGACCTGGTCTCCGAGTACCAGCAGTACCAGGACGCCactgctgaggaggagggagagtttgaggaggagggtgaggaagagCTGGCCTAA
- the bcl2l16 gene encoding BCL2 like 16 isoform X1, with translation MCQLEEPEARLGLNSPDPLVREAFLMAHDYINYVTTGGVDGTMGPAPTACTAALRHAGDELLNRFPIFFRRWPRVFQDVTENTACPMLMSILDEHFFPPVPGGRRRDLAWSAVLSVYVLAGQMALHCHERGMMVVLPQLKECVGAYVEKVICPEIRDKGGWRGFVSRFGQKQDLESQVKKVCCWTLLALAVSILTYLMWKRMA, from the exons ATGTGTCAGTTGGAGGAGCCAGAGGCCAGACTGGGCCTGAACAGTCCTGACCCACTGGTGAGAGAGGCTTTTCTCATGGCACATGACTACATAAACTATGTAACCACAGGGGGGGTAGATGGGACCATGGGTCCTGCCCCTACAGCCTGCACCGCAGCCCTGCGCCACGCCGGAGATGAGCTCCTCAACCGTTTCCCCATCTTCTTCAGGCGCTGGCCTCGTGTCTTCCAGGATGTGACGGAGAACACGGCCTGCCCCATGCTCATGAGCATCCTGGACGAGCACTTCTTTCCTCCCGTCCCCGGGGGGCGCCGCAGGGACCTGGCCTGGAGCGCGGTGCTGTCGGTGTACGTGCTGGCTGGACAGATGGCTCTGCATTGCCACGAGAGGGGCATGATGGTGGTCCTGCCCCAGCTGAAGGAGTGTGTGGGTGCCTACGTGGAGAAGGTCATCTGCCCTGAAATACGGGACAAGGGAGGATGG AGAGGTTTTGTGTCACGCTTTGGACAGAAGCAGGACTTGGAAAGCCAGGTGAAGAAGGTGTGCTGCTGGACACTGCTGGCTCTGGCTGTCAGCATCCTCACCTACTTGATGTGGAAGAGAATGGCCTAG
- the bcl2l16 gene encoding BCL2 like 16 isoform X2, with the protein MCQLEEPEARLGLNSPDPLVREAFLMAHDYINYVTTGGVDGTMGPAPTACTAALRHAGDELLNRFPIFFRRWPRVFQDVTENTACPMLMSILDEHFFPPVPGGRRRDLAWSAVLSVYVLAGQMALHCHERGMMVVLPQLKECVGAYVEKVICPEIRDKGGWKQDLESQVKKVCCWTLLALAVSILTYLMWKRMA; encoded by the exons ATGTGTCAGTTGGAGGAGCCAGAGGCCAGACTGGGCCTGAACAGTCCTGACCCACTGGTGAGAGAGGCTTTTCTCATGGCACATGACTACATAAACTATGTAACCACAGGGGGGGTAGATGGGACCATGGGTCCTGCCCCTACAGCCTGCACCGCAGCCCTGCGCCACGCCGGAGATGAGCTCCTCAACCGTTTCCCCATCTTCTTCAGGCGCTGGCCTCGTGTCTTCCAGGATGTGACGGAGAACACGGCCTGCCCCATGCTCATGAGCATCCTGGACGAGCACTTCTTTCCTCCCGTCCCCGGGGGGCGCCGCAGGGACCTGGCCTGGAGCGCGGTGCTGTCGGTGTACGTGCTGGCTGGACAGATGGCTCTGCATTGCCACGAGAGGGGCATGATGGTGGTCCTGCCCCAGCTGAAGGAGTGTGTGGGTGCCTACGTGGAGAAGGTCATCTGCCCTGAAATACGGGACAAGGGAGGATGG AAGCAGGACTTGGAAAGCCAGGTGAAGAAGGTGTGCTGCTGGACACTGCTGGCTCTGGCTGTCAGCATCCTCACCTACTTGATGTGGAAGAGAATGGCCTAG